CTATCCAATCTTGTATGCGATCCATATTCCTTTTGCATTGGGAATCGCTCCTATTCTGTATATCCATTTTCAGATAACTTTGCTTGGACTGGAACTTTCTAAAAAAGAGACCCTTCTGCACTTTTTACCAATTCTGCTTTCTGTAATTTTACTCTTACCATTTTGGTTAGGCGGAGAAGAATTTAGGATCCGCACATTACAAGAGATCTCGCAAGGAAGACCATATTCAAGTATACTAGTGTTTTTGCAGATCACTCCTAAAATTTCGATCCTTTCTTATTTTCTACCTTTGCTTTGGATGTACAGAAGTTACTTATTCCGTTCAGAACAAGATGAAAATGAAGAAAGAGCCAGAAGAATGTTTCTTATCTTCATTTGTTTAGTCTGTTTTGTGATCTTCTGGGGACTCACTGGTTCAATTTTAAGAAGAATTGAATTCGTAAAAGAAAGTATCTTCAGTCTTCCAGTTTTGTTGGTAATCGGATTTTTACTTTCTCAAAGAGAACCAAATTGGCTTGGCTTTGTAGGAAAAAGTTTAAGAGAAGTGCGTTATAAGAAATCCAGACTGAAAGGAATGGATGAATCCAAGATCAAAGATCGATTAGAAGCATTGA
The genomic region above belongs to Leptospira saintgironsiae and contains:
- a CDS encoding helix-turn-helix domain-containing protein, translating into MDLETAYLVFGIAFGWIWSLGILLSPASLGERTRASLIMFCSSFWLVGAATFLSGLVKTYPILYAIHIPFALGIAPILYIHFQITLLGLELSKKETLLHFLPILLSVILLLPFWLGGEEFRIRTLQEISQGRPYSSILVFLQITPKISILSYFLPLLWMYRSYLFRSEQDENEERARRMFLIFICLVCFVIFWGLTGSILRRIEFVKESIFSLPVLLVIGFLLSQREPNWLGFVGKSLREVRYKKSRLKGMDESKIKDRLEALMRREKVYADEDLTLSQLAEELGLTNHQLSEFLNQRLSMKFSDYINSWRVEEAKVLLLEDTDRSILAISESVGFNSKSAFNEAFKKFADSTPSEFRKTAVLYKASLKF